In Modestobacter versicolor, a single genomic region encodes these proteins:
- a CDS encoding urease accessory protein UreF, which translates to MTAALLTLADSRLPAGGHTHSGGVEQAIARGVLTDPGSLAAFLRRRLTTSGAVAAGLAAAACRAVDAADVVAALGSLDAEADARTPSPALRAASRQQGRGLVRVGGRAWPHPAWAALPAQPHHPLALGVAAAAGGLGARDAAAAAAYLSISGPATAAQRLLAMDPITVAAVTARLSPEVDEVAAAALDGLPVPADPLLDLLAEVHAVRTDRFFAS; encoded by the coding sequence ATGACCGCCGCGCTGCTGACCCTCGCCGACTCCCGGCTGCCCGCCGGGGGGCACACCCACTCCGGTGGCGTGGAGCAGGCGATCGCGAGGGGGGTGCTCACCGACCCGGGCTCGCTGGCTGCGTTCCTCCGGCGGCGGCTGACCACCTCGGGTGCGGTCGCGGCCGGGCTGGCCGCGGCCGCCTGCCGGGCGGTCGACGCCGCCGACGTGGTGGCCGCGCTCGGCTCCCTGGACGCCGAGGCGGACGCCCGGACCCCGTCGCCGGCGCTCCGGGCCGCCTCCCGGCAGCAGGGGCGCGGGCTGGTCCGGGTGGGCGGCCGCGCCTGGCCGCACCCGGCGTGGGCGGCGCTGCCCGCGCAGCCGCACCACCCGCTGGCGCTGGGGGTCGCTGCCGCCGCCGGTGGGCTCGGCGCCCGCGACGCCGCAGCAGCCGCCGCCTACCTGTCGATCTCCGGGCCGGCCACCGCGGCCCAGCGCCTGCTGGCCATGGACCCGATCACCGTCGCGGCGGTGACCGCCCGGCTGAGCCCGGAGGTCGACGAGGTCGCCGCGGCCGCCCTCGACGGGCTGCCGGTCCCCGCCGACCCGCTGCTCGACCTGCTCGCCGAAGTGCACGCCGTGCGCACAGACCGGTTCTTCGCCTCATGA
- a CDS encoding urease subunit alpha, with protein MVQLSRERYAQLYGPTTGDRIRLADTDLLIEVTEDRCGGPGRAGEEAVFGGGKVIRESMGQGRATRAEGAPDLVITGAVVLDHWGIVKADVGIRDGRIVALGKAGNPDTMDGVHPDLVIGPGTEVLAGNGRILTAGGIDCHVHFICPQIVPTAVGSGVTTLIGGGTGPAEGSKATTITPGDWYLARMLEAMDGMPVNVALLGKGNTVSLDSLEEQLRAGASGFKLHEDWGSTPAAIDAALTVAGRHGVPVALHSDTLNEAGFVEDTLAAIAGRSIHAYHTEGAGGGHAPDIITVAGHPNVLPSSTNPTRPHTVNTLDEHLDMLMVCHHLDSSVPEDLAFAESRIRPTTIAAEDLLHDLGAISMIGSDAQAMGRVGEVVMRTWQTAHVMKRRRGSLAGDGVADNLRARRYVAKYTICPAVAHGIDGEVGSVEPGKLADLVLWDPKTFGVRPHVVLKGGMIAWGQMGDANASIPTPQPVLPRPMFGAFGRVPAQTSVHFVAPAAIEAGLADRLAIDRRLVAVGDTTRLGKADMPENTALPDIRVDPDTFTVSVDGEVWEPEPVAELPMAQRYFLF; from the coding sequence ATGGTGCAGCTGTCCCGCGAGCGCTACGCCCAGCTCTACGGCCCGACCACCGGCGACCGGATCCGGCTGGCCGACACCGACCTGCTCATCGAGGTGACCGAGGACCGCTGCGGGGGCCCCGGGCGAGCCGGTGAGGAGGCGGTCTTCGGCGGGGGCAAGGTGATCCGCGAGTCGATGGGCCAGGGCCGGGCCACCCGGGCCGAGGGTGCGCCCGACCTGGTCATCACCGGCGCCGTCGTGCTCGACCACTGGGGCATCGTCAAGGCCGACGTCGGCATCCGCGACGGCCGGATCGTGGCGCTGGGCAAGGCCGGCAACCCCGACACGATGGACGGCGTCCACCCCGACCTGGTCATCGGCCCGGGCACCGAGGTGCTCGCCGGCAACGGCAGGATCCTCACCGCGGGCGGCATCGACTGCCACGTGCACTTCATCTGCCCGCAGATCGTCCCCACCGCCGTCGGCTCCGGGGTGACCACGCTGATCGGCGGCGGCACCGGGCCGGCCGAGGGCTCCAAGGCCACCACGATCACCCCCGGCGACTGGTACCTGGCCCGGATGCTCGAGGCGATGGACGGCATGCCGGTCAACGTCGCGCTGCTGGGCAAGGGCAACACCGTCTCGCTGGACTCGCTGGAGGAGCAGCTCCGGGCCGGGGCCAGCGGGTTCAAGCTGCACGAGGACTGGGGGTCCACGCCCGCGGCGATCGACGCCGCGCTGACCGTCGCCGGCCGGCACGGCGTGCCGGTGGCGCTGCACTCCGACACCCTCAACGAGGCCGGCTTCGTCGAGGACACCCTGGCCGCGATCGCCGGCCGGAGCATCCACGCGTACCACACCGAGGGCGCCGGGGGCGGTCACGCACCGGACATCATCACCGTCGCCGGACACCCGAACGTGCTGCCCAGCAGCACGAACCCGACCCGGCCGCACACGGTGAACACCCTCGACGAGCACCTCGACATGCTCATGGTCTGCCACCACCTGGACTCCTCCGTGCCGGAGGACCTCGCCTTCGCGGAGAGCCGGATCCGGCCGACGACGATCGCCGCCGAGGACCTGCTGCACGACCTCGGCGCGATCTCGATGATCGGCTCCGACGCGCAGGCGATGGGCCGGGTCGGGGAGGTCGTGATGCGGACCTGGCAGACGGCGCACGTGATGAAGCGGCGGCGGGGCTCGCTCGCCGGTGACGGCGTGGCGGACAACCTGCGCGCCCGCCGGTACGTCGCCAAGTACACGATCTGCCCCGCGGTGGCGCACGGCATCGACGGCGAGGTGGGCTCGGTGGAGCCCGGCAAGCTGGCCGACCTGGTGCTGTGGGACCCGAAGACCTTCGGCGTCCGCCCGCACGTCGTGCTCAAGGGCGGCATGATCGCCTGGGGCCAGATGGGTGACGCCAACGCCTCGATCCCGACCCCGCAGCCGGTGCTGCCCCGCCCGATGTTCGGCGCCTTCGGCCGCGTCCCGGCGCAGACGTCGGTGCACTTCGTGGCCCCGGCGGCCATCGAGGCCGGTCTCGCCGACCGGCTGGCCATCGACCGGCGGCTGGTCGCCGTCGGCGACACCACCCGGCTGGGCAAGGCCGACATGCCGGAGAACACGGCGCTGCCCGACATCCGGGTCGACCCGGACACCTTCACCGTCTCGGTCGACGGCGAGGTCTGGGAGCCCGAGCCCGTCGCCGAGCTGCCGATGGCCCAGCGCTACTTCCTGTTTTGA
- a CDS encoding urease subunit beta: protein MSGDGGTRRGVTPGVVPGEVIPAEGVIETLPGAPRIELPVHNTGDRPVQVGSHFHFAQANAALAFDRAAAHGHRLDIAAGTAVRFEPGIQRTVTLVPLAGARVVPGLTAEGGLA, encoded by the coding sequence GTGAGCGGGGACGGGGGGACCCGCCGAGGCGTCACCCCGGGCGTGGTCCCGGGCGAGGTCATCCCGGCCGAGGGCGTCATCGAGACGCTGCCCGGGGCCCCGCGGATCGAGCTGCCCGTGCACAACACCGGCGACCGGCCGGTCCAGGTGGGCTCGCACTTCCACTTCGCCCAGGCCAACGCCGCCCTCGCCTTCGACCGCGCCGCCGCGCACGGCCACCGGCTCGACATCGCCGCCGGCACCGCCGTGCGCTTCGAGCCCGGCATCCAGCGCACCGTCACCCTCGTCCCGCTGGCCGGCGCCCGCGTCGTCCCGGGCCTGACCGCGGAAGGGGGGCTGGCCTGA
- a CDS encoding urease subunit gamma: MLLSPHEQERLMLSYAAELARRRQARGLKLNLPEATAIVTDHVLEGARDGQRVTDLMQSGRTVLTRDDVMDGVPELLEEVQVEATFPDGTKLVTVHHPIP; this comes from the coding sequence GTGCTGCTCTCCCCGCACGAGCAGGAGCGGCTGATGCTCAGCTACGCCGCAGAGCTCGCCCGGCGTCGTCAGGCCCGGGGCCTGAAGCTGAACCTGCCGGAGGCGACCGCGATCGTCACCGACCACGTCCTCGAGGGTGCCCGCGACGGGCAGCGGGTCACCGACCTCATGCAGTCCGGCCGCACCGTGCTGACCAGGGACGACGTCATGGACGGCGTCCCCGAGCTGCTGGAGGAGGTGCAGGTGGAGGCGACCTTCCCGGACGGGACGAAGCTGGTCACGGTCCACCACCCGATCCCGTGA
- a CDS encoding GntR family transcriptional regulator produces the protein MNEDAGPIFRQIAVQLEDAIVDGSLAEESQAPSSNELAAFHRINPATAAKGLNQLVSDGVLYKRRGVGMFVATGAREQLLKRRRSEFADQYLTPLLAEADKVGITVAEIATMLQERGGRS, from the coding sequence ATGAACGAGGACGCCGGGCCGATCTTCCGGCAGATCGCCGTCCAGCTGGAGGACGCGATCGTCGACGGCTCGCTCGCCGAGGAGAGCCAGGCGCCCTCCTCCAACGAGCTGGCCGCCTTCCACCGCATCAACCCCGCCACCGCAGCCAAGGGCCTGAACCAGCTGGTGAGCGACGGGGTCCTCTACAAGAGACGAGGAGTCGGGATGTTCGTCGCCACCGGTGCCCGCGAGCAGCTGCTGAAGCGGCGGCGCAGCGAGTTCGCCGACCAGTACCTCACGCCGTTGCTGGCCGAGGCCGACAAGGTCGGCATCACCGTCGCCGAGATCGCCACGATGCTCCAGGAGCGGGGTGGTCGGTCGTGA
- a CDS encoding ABC transporter ATP-binding protein — MTAAATFSDVTMRFRGHTALSGVTTEIQADTITGLLGRNGAGKTTMMQLLTGHRVPTSGQVQVLGEAPYENDAVLSRLCFIKENQRYPDQFRVCDAVSAAAAVFPDWDHDLAAQLVEDFELPAKRTIKKLSRGMTSAVGIVLGLASRAPVTLFDEPYLGLDAVARQLFYDRLLADYAENPRTIVLSTHLIEEISDLLEHVLLIDHGRVLLDADAETLRATALTVTGPARQVATFGAAHQLLQTESMAGQSRAIVRTGTATAHRMATELGLSVEPTSIQHLVVAMSLSSAATDRAAATASSDLQGVSR, encoded by the coding sequence GTGACCGCGGCAGCCACCTTCTCCGACGTCACCATGCGGTTCCGTGGCCACACCGCGCTGAGCGGCGTGACCACGGAGATCCAGGCCGACACCATCACCGGGCTGCTCGGCCGCAACGGCGCCGGCAAGACCACGATGATGCAGCTGCTCACCGGGCACCGGGTGCCGACGTCCGGGCAGGTGCAGGTGCTCGGCGAGGCGCCGTACGAGAACGACGCCGTCCTGAGCCGGCTCTGCTTCATCAAGGAGAACCAGCGCTACCCCGACCAGTTCCGGGTGTGCGACGCCGTCTCCGCAGCCGCGGCCGTCTTCCCCGACTGGGACCACGACCTCGCCGCCCAGCTGGTCGAGGACTTCGAGCTGCCGGCGAAGCGGACGATCAAGAAGTTGTCCCGCGGCATGACCTCCGCCGTCGGGATCGTCCTCGGGCTCGCGTCCCGGGCGCCGGTCACCCTCTTCGACGAGCCGTACCTCGGGCTGGACGCCGTCGCCCGGCAGCTGTTCTACGACCGGCTGCTCGCCGACTACGCCGAGAACCCGCGCACGATCGTCCTCTCCACGCACCTGATCGAGGAGATCAGCGACCTGCTCGAGCACGTCCTGCTGATCGACCACGGCCGGGTGCTGCTCGACGCCGACGCCGAGACGCTGCGGGCCACCGCGCTCACCGTCACCGGTCCGGCCCGGCAGGTGGCCACCTTCGGCGCCGCGCACCAGCTGCTGCAGACCGAGTCCATGGCCGGCCAGTCGCGGGCGATCGTCCGCACCGGGACGGCGACCGCCCACCGGATGGCCACCGAGCTCGGGCTGTCTGTGGAGCCGACCTCCATCCAGCACCTGGTGGTCGCCATGAGCCTGAGCTCTGCCGCGACCGACCGAGCTGCTGCCACCGCGTCCTCCGACCTGCAGGGAGTCTCCCGATGA